Proteins from a single region of Actinomycetes bacterium:
- the leuA gene encoding 2-isopropylmalate synthase, which yields MIEQNPQQPSPMPFDRYRAFRPIELPDRTWPGNAIRQAPRWCAVDLRDGNQALIDPMTPDRKRRMFDLLVSMGYKEIEVGFPSASQTDFDFVRQLIEEDLIPDDVVIQVLTQSREHLIERTFESVRGAKQAVVHLYNSTSTLQRRVVFGLDRAGIIDVAVHGAQLCAKFAEDHDSEIFFEYSPESYTGTELDFAAEICDSVTDVWQPTPDRPVIVNLPATVEMATPNVYADSIEWMHRNLSRRDSLVLSLHPHNDRGTAVAAAELGYMAGADRIEGCLFGNGERTGNVCLVTLGMNLFSQGIDPQIDFSDIDGVRRTVEYCNQLPVAERHPYGGDLVYTAFSGSHQDAINKGLKAMQEDSAAAGSAVEEFRWEVPYLPIDPQDVGRTYEAVIRVNSQSGKGGVAYIMRTEHRLDLPRRLQIEFSQVIQQHTDEEGGEIDPAEMWNIFSDEYLPGSEQSWGRFKLLSVQQESAVGGNTSIDAILTDGGIEVELAGEGNGPIAAFCAGLSTLGIDVRVLDYAEHAMSSGGDASAASYLECAIGERVLWGAGIDPSIVTSSLKAIISAVNRAERG from the coding sequence ATGATCGAACAGAACCCACAGCAACCGTCCCCCATGCCGTTTGATCGATACCGGGCGTTTAGACCCATCGAACTCCCCGACCGGACCTGGCCCGGCAACGCCATTCGGCAGGCGCCTCGCTGGTGCGCAGTCGACCTGCGGGATGGCAATCAGGCGCTGATCGACCCTATGACACCCGACCGCAAACGGCGCATGTTCGATTTGCTGGTATCGATGGGGTACAAGGAGATCGAGGTCGGATTTCCGTCCGCCAGCCAAACCGACTTCGATTTCGTCCGCCAACTAATTGAAGAAGATCTCATTCCCGACGACGTGGTGATTCAGGTGCTCACTCAGTCTCGAGAACATCTGATCGAGCGCACCTTCGAATCTGTCCGCGGCGCGAAGCAAGCGGTCGTCCACCTCTATAACTCAACCTCCACGCTCCAGCGGCGGGTGGTTTTTGGATTGGATCGAGCGGGAATCATCGATGTGGCGGTACATGGGGCGCAGTTGTGCGCCAAGTTCGCCGAGGATCACGACAGTGAAATCTTCTTCGAATACTCACCGGAGTCCTACACCGGCACCGAGTTGGACTTTGCAGCAGAGATCTGCGATTCCGTGACCGACGTGTGGCAACCAACACCAGACCGCCCCGTGATCGTCAATCTGCCGGCGACGGTCGAGATGGCTACTCCCAATGTCTACGCTGACTCCATTGAGTGGATGCACCGTAACTTGTCTCGACGGGACTCACTGGTGTTGAGCCTGCACCCGCACAATGATCGCGGCACAGCAGTGGCGGCCGCCGAACTTGGGTACATGGCGGGTGCAGATCGGATTGAAGGCTGCCTTTTCGGCAATGGTGAGCGAACCGGCAATGTCTGCCTAGTGACACTGGGCATGAATCTGTTCAGTCAAGGCATCGATCCCCAGATCGACTTTTCTGACATAGACGGTGTCCGGCGTACCGTGGAGTACTGCAATCAACTTCCGGTCGCTGAACGCCATCCCTACGGCGGCGACTTGGTCTACACCGCTTTCAGCGGTTCCCATCAAGACGCCATCAACAAGGGTTTGAAAGCGATGCAGGAGGATTCCGCCGCTGCTGGAAGTGCGGTAGAGGAGTTTCGCTGGGAAGTGCCATACCTGCCCATCGACCCGCAGGATGTCGGTCGGACCTATGAGGCCGTGATCCGAGTCAACAGTCAGTCCGGCAAGGGCGGCGTTGCCTACATCATGAGAACCGAACATCGCCTCGATCTACCCCGGCGACTTCAGATCGAATTCTCACAAGTCATCCAGCAACATACGGACGAAGAGGGCGGAGAGATCGACCCTGCCGAGATGTGGAACATCTTTTCCGATGAGTACCTGCCCGGCAGCGAGCAGTCCTGGGGGCGTTTCAAACTACTGTCGGTGCAACAGGAGTCTGCTGTCGGTGGGAATACCTCTATTGATGCGATTCTTACCGACGGTGGGATCGAGGTAGAACTTGCCGGTGAAGGCAATGGACCAATCGCCGCTTTCTGCGCCGGCCTGAGTACGTTGGGGATAGACGTACGTGTGCTCGACTACGCTGAACACGCCATGTCCTCCGGCGGAGACGCCAGCGCCGCATCCTATTTGGAGTGCGCGATCGGTGAGCGCGTCCTGTGGGGCGCAGGCATCGATCCGTCGATAGTGACTTCGTCACTCAAGGCCATTATCTCGGCCGTCAATCGGGCAGAGCGAGGCTGA
- a CDS encoding flippase, whose product MNSSSLIARGFVVQATGKGASLLISLATLTLTTRYLGSYDYGLLTTAVLFAGLFEAFAGLDVATVVVRRVTQGRGNLERLVGLQLGISLTLLLPIYVCILLASLVVYPDDREIQIGVAILAVGVLLRLVAHCYRPPYQVAVKFGGITASDWIGRLVALGLTAAVVVFDWGLTAIFVVQVSPFLVQLVVLVFYSRRFGRFRPAFAWPEAKSLIWEALPLAAIAVIGIVYYRIDGVLLSVLTSPDEVGAYGLAYRLVANVGMVSTLLAVTVMSTLSRRYSSGPKEFGAVVGRTLDLVVALASPILLGGIVFAGPVLAIIAPQDLAESATRPAQWLLAATAISFVNEMVTYVLIVAHRQRSLIYISVTVLAFNIVLNLLLIPVLAATGSAVALTVTELVSVTVALVVTSRVAVFRKRRLLFVVVRIAIVTLASLAVWIAAASLGAWPSAIIAAGVFTALALITRVVSPRELISALRGSSEDEKDDADPTVPDSGESDH is encoded by the coding sequence ATGAACTCATCATCGCTGATAGCTCGGGGATTCGTTGTACAGGCAACGGGTAAGGGAGCGTCGCTGCTCATCTCACTGGCGACGCTGACATTGACTACCCGGTATTTGGGTAGTTATGACTATGGACTACTCACCACCGCCGTGCTCTTTGCCGGACTGTTTGAGGCCTTCGCAGGCCTTGATGTGGCTACTGTTGTTGTTCGCCGAGTAACGCAGGGCCGCGGAAATCTGGAACGACTGGTCGGCCTTCAACTCGGTATCTCGCTGACACTGCTGTTGCCCATTTATGTGTGCATCTTGCTGGCGAGTTTGGTCGTGTATCCAGATGATCGCGAGATCCAAATCGGCGTAGCGATTTTGGCTGTCGGAGTCTTGCTCCGATTGGTGGCCCATTGCTATCGGCCGCCTTATCAGGTGGCAGTCAAGTTTGGTGGGATCACTGCTTCAGATTGGATTGGTCGGCTAGTCGCTCTGGGGCTCACTGCTGCTGTCGTGGTTTTTGACTGGGGTTTGACCGCCATCTTTGTCGTGCAGGTGTCCCCGTTTCTTGTTCAACTTGTCGTGCTCGTCTTCTACAGTCGGCGCTTTGGGCGATTCCGCCCAGCTTTCGCATGGCCGGAAGCCAAATCGCTGATCTGGGAGGCGTTGCCGCTGGCGGCGATCGCAGTGATTGGGATCGTCTACTACCGAATCGACGGCGTACTGCTATCAGTACTTACGTCACCAGACGAGGTCGGCGCCTACGGCTTGGCCTATCGTCTTGTCGCCAATGTTGGCATGGTTAGCACTCTGCTCGCTGTCACGGTTATGTCGACCCTCTCGCGCCGCTACTCGTCCGGACCCAAGGAGTTCGGAGCGGTAGTTGGTCGAACTCTTGACTTGGTGGTGGCGCTGGCGAGCCCGATCCTGCTAGGTGGCATAGTCTTCGCCGGTCCAGTCTTGGCGATCATTGCCCCGCAAGACCTTGCCGAGTCGGCTACTCGGCCAGCACAGTGGCTCTTGGCTGCAACCGCCATCAGTTTTGTCAACGAGATGGTGACCTATGTGTTGATCGTGGCTCACCGGCAACGGTCCTTGATCTACATCAGCGTGACCGTGCTGGCATTCAACATCGTGCTCAACCTGCTGTTGATCCCGGTACTTGCCGCCACCGGATCGGCTGTGGCACTGACCGTCACAGAGTTGGTGTCTGTGACGGTCGCTTTGGTCGTCACCAGCCGAGTCGCAGTATTCCGAAAACGTCGGCTGCTGTTTGTCGTTGTGCGAATTGCGATAGTCACGCTAGCTTCGCTCGCAGTCTGGATTGCAGCCGCATCGCTGGGCGCCTGGCCATCAGCCATCATCGCCGCTGGTGTCTTTACCGCACTGGCTTTGATCACGAGGGTCGTTTCTCCTAGGGAGTTGATCTCGGCGCTGCGCGGCTCGTCGGAAGACGAGAAAGATGACGCGGATCCAACCGTCCCCGACTCAGGCGAAAGCGATCACTGA